Part of the Nocardia farcinica genome, ACTCGCCCGCCCAGCCGTCGCCTGACGACCGGATGAACCATTCGGGCACCCGGACAGGAGCCACCATGTCGTACCAGGTCACGGTCGATCGCGCACCCGCCCAAACCGTCCTGGAGTTGCGTCGGACGGTTCACGCCGATCGCCCTGGCGAGGACATCGGCAATGGCATGCGCGCCCTCTACGCCGCCGCGGCGGCCATCGGTCTCGCACCGGCGGGCGCGCCCTCGACCACCTACCGCGGGCCGATCCGGCACGGCAGCGCGACGGAGGTGGATTTCGCGCTCCCCGTCCAGACCTCGCTCGACGACGAACCCGGCGACATCGTCGTGCGCCGCACCGAGCCCATCCTGCACGCGCGTCTCGTGCACCGCGGCCCCTACCAGTCCATCGGTGACGCCTATCGTGCGCTCGACGTCGCGCTGCGCGAGGGGGGCCTGACCGCGACCGGTCCACCGACCGAGGTCTATCTGGTCGCCCCCGACGACGCGGTCACCCCGCACGACCTGCTCACCGAGATCCGGGTCCCGGTCGCCGCCGACGACCTCGCGGTGCGTCTGGCCATGCCCTTCGACAGCGCCCTGGCCGCTGTCCGCTCCGCCCTTCGCGCCGAGGGTTTCGGCGTCGTCAGCGAAGTCGACGTGCGGGCCACCCTGCGTGAACAACTCGGTGCCACGGTGCGGAACCACGTGGTCCTCGGCGCGTTGGATCCGCATCTCGCGCACCGCGCACTGGACGTCGAGGACGGTCCGGCAGCACCGGTGTGCTGCACCGTCGTGGTACGTGAGGAGGAGGCGGACACCGTGGTCTCGGCGGTGGACCCGGATCGCCTGGTGGGCAGTCCCGCGCTGCTGGCGATCGCTGCGCAGGCGCGTGCCGGTCTCGCTGCCGCCCTGCGGCGGGTCGCTTCCCCGGACTAGCTTCGCGAGCGAGGACCGAAAGTACTGCGCGGGACTCTGATTCGGCCGCACCACTGCTGGGCATGCGCGGCCCCGCGACGAAGCAGCGCCCGCACGCCGACGTCCGCCGACGCGGACTCCGGCACCCTCGCCGATTCGGCCGCCACCACCTGCGCGTACCGCACGTGCAACTGCTCGCGCACCTGATCCGGCGTGTAGGCCCGCCGCCGTCGCTCACCGCGCACCACCAGGACACCGGTGGCCACCACACCGGCCGCCCCCGCCAAACCTATTGCCTTCCACCACCGCACACCGCCTAGGCTAGCGGGCATGGCGGGTGCGGGGATCGATCTGGACCGGGCAGTCGAGATCACCAGGACGGGCGACATCTGGTTGTTCCGCGGCCGGTCCACCGCCGACCGCGTGATCCGGATGACGACGAACAGCCCGGTCAACCATGTCGGCATGGCCGTGGTCCTCGACGACCTGCCCGCCCTGATGTGGCACGCCGAACTCGGCCACTCCCTGCCCGACATGTGGACCGGCACCACCCACCGCGGCGCCCAGCTGCACAACCTGCGCGACGCCGTGCTGGTCTGGGCGCACCGCTACGGCCAGCGGGCGTGGCTGCGCCAACTCCACCCACCGGTCACCCGCGACCGCGAGGACGGCGTGCTGCGCGCCATCGCCCGCCTCGACGGCACCCCCTTCCCCTCCACCGCGCGACTCGCCGGCAAGTGGCTGCGCGGCCGCGCCCGCCTGCCCCGCACCCGCCAGCGCGCCACGCGCCGGATGGAGAACGCCTACTGCGCCGAAATCGTCGCCGCCACCTACCAGTCGATGGGCCTGCTGCCGGACAACCGCGACGTCGACTGGTACGACCCCGGCCGCTTCTGGAGCGGCGACCATCTGCGCCTGTCCGACGGATACACCCTCGGCGGCGAGATCGCCGTCCGCATCCCCGACGCCTGACCGACAGCCACGAAAACCACTGGCCACCGCGCGGCCTGCCCGCTTGACTGGCGCCATGATCCCGCTCGACACCCGGCCCCTGTTCCCGCTGCTGCACCGATCCCTGCTGGACCTGCTGCGCGCGCTCGAACCCGCCGACTGGACACGACCGACGATCTGCCCCGGCTGGACCGTCGCCGACGTCACCGCGCACCTCCTCAACGACCACCTGCGACGCATCTCCGGCAGCCGCGACCGGCACAGCGGCGCGGTGTTCCGCGACGACGAAACCCTGCCCGAGTACCTCGCGCGGGTCAACGACGAGTTCGTCCGCGCGATGCGCCAATGCAGTCCGCGCGTGATGATCGACCTGCTCGCGCACCTGGGCCCGGAACTCGATCGTGTCTGGGCCGCAATGGATCCGGACGCCCCGGCCGACCTGGCCGTGTCGTGGACCGGTGCCCGCACCAGTCCGGCGTGGCTCGACATCGCCCGGGACTACACCGAATACTGGGTGCACCAGCAGCAGATCCGCGACGCCGTCGCCCGCCCCGGCGCCGACCAGGTGGAGCTGATGCGCCCGGTCCTCGTCACCTTTCTGCACGCACTCCCCTTCGCCCTGCGCGAGCACACCCGCCCGGCCGAGACCGCGCTGAAATTCGCGATCACCGGCCCGGCGGGCGGCGAATGGTCCGTCGTCTCCGACGGTACCGGCTGGGAGCTGACCGCCGCCGACCACGACCGTTACGCCGCGACCGTGCGCATGGACCAGGACACGCTGTGGCGGTTGGCCACCCGCGGAATCACCGTCGACGAGGCGCGCGAACGCACCGAACCCGCCGGGGACCGCGAGCTCACCGACGCGGCGACCACACTGCTCGCCGTGGTCGCGTGAGCCCCGCCCCTCACCCCAGCTCGGCGCGCGCCTCGTCCAGGCAGGCCGACCACGTCCCCGGTGCGATCCGATGGAACCCCTCCGCGCCCTCCACGAAGGCACTCGAGATCACCACGTCCGGACGCACCGTGGCCAGCACGTCCAGCGCGCCCCGCAGCCCCGTCTTGTCGCTGTACCCGGGCACATACCCGGCCCGCCACACACCGTCGGCGTAGCGCAGCAGGGTGTCACCGGTGAACAGGTAGGTCAGGTCGTCCGCGCCACGCACCAGATAACAGGTGCTCCCCGGCGAGTGCCCCGGCGTCGGAATCACCTCCACCCCCGCGTCATCGGTACCCCGTCGCGATAGCGGCACGTCGATCGCGGCGAACCGCCCGATCTGTCCGGCCTCCGGCGCGGGCGCGTGCAATCGGCTACCGAACCGATCCGCCACCGCCCGAAGCATCGGCCCGGCCTCGTCCTGATGACTCAGATACTGCCGCTCCACCCCGCCCAGCGCCGCCACCCCCTCGAACGGGCCTTCGTCCCCCGGCGAGTAGAAGAGAATGTTGCCCCCGGACGGCGGCGTCCAGAGGTAGGCGTGTGTGCGCGGACCGCCCGGGACGACGAACGCGGGCGTCTCCCACAAATCCGGCAGCACCTGCCGCAACGGAGAGTCGGTTCGGGTGTGGTCGTGTGATTGCGATGTGGTAGTCATGGCCCGACGGTAGAAGCTGAAGTTTACTCGAGGTCAAGGGGTTGCCGAGCATCGGTCGACGCGTTTCCGGGCCACGGTCGAGAGCGGCCCGTCGCCCGATCGCTCCCCCGGGCCCCATTCCGCGCTGCCCGTTCGTCCGAGCGCGCCGGCGGGACCGCGCGACCCCCACCCCACCCCTCTGACCAGGCGATTCGCTGGACGAGCACACCCTGTTGTAATCTCTTGGAGCGCCCGAGCACGGGCGCAACGGGCTGTGGCGCAGTTTGGTAGCGCACTTGACTGGGGGTCAAGTGGTCGCAGGTTCAAATCCTGTCAGCCCGACAATCAAGAATGCCCCTCCGACCAGCACCGGAGGGGCTTTCTTCATCATCCGACCACCCGCAGAGCGGGACCAGAACGGGACCGCAAATGCTCCGTGAGCTTGTCACCCGCGCCGGTGATCTCGCGCCGATCCGGGTGCAAGTACCGCTCAGTGGTGCGACTGTCGGCATGCCCGACGATCTTTTGCAGCACGTGCAGGCTCACCCCGGCATCGGCGAACCACGTCAGGCCGGTGTGCCGTAGATCGTGCCGACGGAGGTGTTCGTACCCGAGCTTGACGACGACCTCATCCCAGTGCGTCGCGTCCCGCAGAACACCGGTGGCGATGCGCCCACCCCGAGGACCACGGAACAGCCGCGCATCCGGATCGCCGCGGCCGACCGCCTGTAGCCGATCCAGGACCAGTTGCCGAACTTCCTCGATCAGCGGGACGTACCGAACACGGTTGCCCTTGGTCCCCTTGTCCTCCATTCCCCCGATGACGACGTGGTCTGTCGACGCACACACCAGGTCCAGGTCTGTGTATCGATGCCGCGCACACGACAGCCGGACACCTCCCCGATCCGCGAAGCCGTGCACGCGGCGAAGATCACCACATCACCCCACCCCGCGGCTCGCTCTGCCACGCTAATCACGACCATGGCTCAGCTGCGCGATCGGCTCGGCTGGTAGGTCGTTGCCGAATTTCGCCATACAGGATCAAGGCGGCGCGCTGGCCGCAGTTGATCGAAGTACTAGTCGAATCCGGCAGCCGACCGCGGTAACCGTCCTCGCCAACCTGACCCGCCCGCATCAGACCCGCTCACCGCGCCCGGACCAGCACACCGACCCGCCGACCTCGCCACCGCTGCCACCACCGCGAATCCATCGAGCGACCCGCACACCCTGACCTCCCACGCCGACAGCCACGACGCCGACGACAAGTCCGCGACCGTCCCCGGCACTCGCCGCCCTTCCCGAGCCAGGACCCAACGGGCAGACGGCGCCCGGCACCAGCGCCCCGCCACCCCGTGCTCTGCCTCTCCCCACCGGTGATGCCGACCAGGCATCCAGCGCTGGCACCCTCGCCGTCACCGGCCACCCAGCATCCTCCTAGCGGTGGGAGGCACCTTCGATTCCCGGCGTCCGGCGGAGCGGATGCCACCATGGCAGGCCCTACCCGTTCCCGGCAAGGCCAAGACGAGTCACCACACACCCGCATCACCAATTCAGCTGCCATACACTGTATTCCAGTGATACGGCTCCATGGCAGCCTTGACGTGACCTTGCATGCCCCGCCACCGCGTCCTCCGTCCAACGAACCACCGGGAGCCGACCGAGCCCCCGGTACCCCGCCAGGAGGAAGCCGTCATGGCCAGCAACGTCACCGTCATGATCACCGGCCACCTCGCCGAAAACCCCGAACCCCGCGTCACGAACACCGGCAAACTCGTCACCAACTTCGCCGTCATCTCCAACGACCGCCGCTACGACCGCGACCGCAACGAATGGGTCGACGCCGCCAAGACCGTCATCCGGATCAACTGATGAGGCGACTTGGTCCAACTCGCCGGCGACAGCCTGACCAAGGGATGCCGCGTCACCGTCACCGGCCACCGCCTGACCGCTGACCCCTACCTCGGCAAGGACGTCAAACCCCGCGCCGCCCTCGAACTCACCGCCGACACTGTCGCCGTCGACCTGAAAGGCTAGACCGCACAGATCACCCGCTGGACCCGCAACGGCACCAGCACCGTCGACGCCACCGAGCCGCCGTTCTGATCCGCACACGGTGACCGGGCCAGCTACAACCAGGTCCGGTCACCGAACCCGGCCACCACGACCGACTGCCGAATTCGCCTATTACTTAGATTAAAGGCGAGACGGACCAGAACCTCTCTGCGGCAGTGGCTTCCGCGTCCTTCGGCCGCGCGGCCTACCGCGGTCACTCCGCCGGCGAGGGTCACCTTCTCGATTGCCGAATAGTGCTGGGCACGTCGAGAGCCGTACCCGACCTACCTCCCACAGTCGACCACAGAGAGGCAGGCAGTCTGCCCAGTCAACCGGTTGTCGTTACGTATTACTCCCAGCCGTGAACGAAGTCTTCGACTGGACCCCAAGTCTTCACGAACTTTGCGACCTGTTCCCAAGTCGCATCAAACAGTAGCAACCGGCCGCGGGGCTCGCTCTGGATCCGCTTCCAAACGACGTACCGCTTGGCGCCACCCGTCCCACCCCCAAGCGATCAGCAGCCCCTTGGCGGCAGCCATACTTTCTGTGAGATCAGTCATTCCGCGAAGCTACACAGTGACCCCTACCGGCCCGGCCAGCCACATATTTCCAGTTCCTACGCGCGCAGATAGATAGGCGTCCACGCATCGTGACCAACCTCGGCGACACCTTCGCTGTCAACGGTGATACCACGACGTGAGGTGAAGCCGAGCTGCCAGCGATTCAGTCGGATCTTCGCCTTCTCGCGCCTCATCCACCTACGGCCATTCCAATCCGGCGGCGGTTCACCTCCTGGCTTCCTGAACCAGTCCGGCGCAAGAAAGACCTCTTCACCCCAGGCGCGCAACTCCGCTGTCCGCGCTTCCAGCTCTGCGCGTTCATCCTTGAGCTTCTCCTCGGCCTTCGCCCAAAACCAGGTGTAGAACTCGCGCACAGATTGGGCGTAGCGCTCCAGGATCGGGAGAAGTGCGATCGATTCCCCAGCCGCCTCAAGATATGGCTTCACTTTCGGCGCCAAGCCACTCCAGTCATAGAGCGGCTTTACCTCTAATAGGAACTGGAGGTCACGAGACGTCGAATGAGAATCAAAAGAAAAGGTATCTCGTGGTTCCAATCGGGGTAGAAAGTAATGTTGCGAGTAGTTCCTTAGCTCTACGATGAACTCAGCTTCGTCCGTCTCGAAAACTTCAACGCGTTTGTTCGTGTACTCGCCCGACTCAAACTCCGATAAGGTCCTGCCAATCTTTGGCCAGATGTGCCGCAGAACCACCCGCTGACCAGAGATCAACGAGCTCGCGGAGGCGAGTGTGTTGTGGAGCAACCGCGCCAGCTCATCGGAGTAGGGGTCACTCACGGCAGAGGTGAACTGGCCGAAACCTGGATACCGCCCTACATGCCCAACCATCTCTTGCGCATTCCGACTGAACGCATACGATGCCAGGTTCAGCGATCGAAGCTTGAGGTTGACGTGGTAGGCGTTCGTCGCCTTCAAGAAGTCGCTGCGCCGTTCGTATTCCGCGATGTAAGGGTTGGTCCAGGACTCAAGGACTTCTTCGTCCTCGTTCTCGGCAGGGGTCACCCGAGCGATGTTGCCACGAAGCACCGACATGAGTTGGCACGCTGGACGACGGACGTCACCTCTGCCGCCTGACCGACATGTGGATCACCCTGGGATGCCGGTCATCACCGCACTCTGGGGACCTCGCCGGCACAAGTCACCTTCAGATTGCCGAACAGTACTGGGCACGACGCGAGCCGTACCCGACCTGCCTCCCGCAGACGAGCACGAATCCGTTGGGCATCTGCCCGGTCCACTGGCTCTGGTCCTGTTGCATCCAAGTTTGTCGCGCCAACCGCAGTAACCGGTCCGTGCTGTCGGTTGCGAGAGATAACGTGACCGGGTGCCAAAACGTACGAACGCGTTCCAGAAGCTGGTGGCAACCATCACTGCGCACCTCAGCGCCGGCGCCATCGTCACTGAATCGAAGATGCTGATCGACCTCGATACGGGGCAAGAGCGAGAAGTTGACATCTGTATTGAACAGGATGTCGCCGGGCATCCACTTCGCATCTGCATCGAATGTTCGAGCCACCAGCGGGCGCGAGACGTGACCTGGGTCGAACAGATGCACGCGAAGCACCAACGCTTGCATACGAACCTGCTTGTGCTTGCATCAGAATCCGGCTTTACGGGTTCGGCTCTGAAGAAGGCAGAGTCTTACGGAATTCAAACGGCCGTCCCTGGTCACTTGTCCGAATCATTCGGTTCTGACCTCGTGGGGAAGTTGAACGCATTGTGGGTCAAAACATTCGCGCTGACCCCGACCAAGATGCGAATGTGGGTCGAGGAATCTGCTGACAGACCCTAAGAAATTATCGTCGCTTTCCCAGACACTCTGATCTTCCGTGGAGACAACACGGAGGTGACTGACGCGTTGTCCATGGCGCGTGGCCTCGTCCAAAACCTCGACATGGACAACGATGCGATGCGAGATGCCCAGGGCGACGAAAAGTTCTTCACCGTCGGCATGGAGCCAGCGCATCTGCGAGATCCGGAAACCGGAGAGCTGTATGATATCTACCTCCGTAAGGAAGAACCAACCGGCGATTACCTCCGCCGAATCACTCGCGTAGAAGTGACCGGCGCCGCAGTGGTCGAAGTTGCTGAGATTCCACTGAAGCACGGCGAATTTCGCGGAGTCGGATACTCCGCAGGTTCAGCGACGCTGGGGGATCGCACCGTGTCGCTTGTCGCAACTGAGACCCCCCAGGGGGAGCGTCGAACGACGACACGATTTGAGCCGCACCTAAGGGCTGTCCCGTAAGTTGTTGAGCGCCAGCCGTTATCGTGTTCCCGTGGCGGTGATCTCGGCGGCCGATCCGGTGATGGTGGAGTTGTTCAGTGGGCTGCGGCCACGCAAGTTCGCCCGCCTGATCACGCGGTTGCGGCGTGAGGGCGCCGACCGGCCGTTGCGGGGCCGGCCCTGGGGGTTGTGCTTCGAGGACCGGGTGTTGCTGGTGGCCACCTACTGGCGCACCAACCTCACGATGCGGCAGCTGGCAGCGGTGTTCGGGGTATCGAAGTCCGCCGCGGCCAGAGTGATCGAAGATCTCGGCCCGGCCCTGGGTTTACGTCCCCGTGTCCGGTTTCCGCATGGCGCGGTGTTGATCGTGGACGGCACCCTGGTCCCGACCCGGGACCACGATGTGGCTGCACCCAGCAAGAACTACCGGTACTCGACCAATCATCAGGTCGTCATCGACGCCGACACCGAACTCGTCGTCGCTCTCGGCCGGCCGCTGCCGGGCAACCGCAACGATTGCCGCGCCTACGGCGAGTCAGGCGCGGCCCATGCCTGCCGCAACGCGGTGGTGATCGCCGATGGCGGCTACCAGGGCACGAGCGCGATCATCCCGCACCGCCGTGTCCCGGGCCGGGACCTACCGGAGTGGAAACAGGCCCACAACGCCTCCCATCGCAAGGTCCGTGCTCGTGTCGAGCACACCTTCTCCCGGATGAAGACCTGGAAGATCCTGCGGGACTGCCGTCTACGTGGCAACGGTGTCGCTGTCGCGATGGCCGGAGTCGCCACCCTGGCCAACCTCGCCCACGCCCGCTGACCCCAGCCAGGGGCAGGTCGTCATCGCCGGGTCGGACTTACGGGACAACCCTTAGACGCAGGTCGCTGGACAAGCTGAGGATTTTCCGCTGCGTGCCAGCATGATCACGCTGTTGAGATGGGGACCGCGTGGGGACCGCACGCCGTGCGCGACCATGTGCCGCACCTGCTTATGCAATGCAAACGGTGGCATGAATCATGGGCATAACGTGCGTGAATGCCCGATCACCATTCCTGGGGGTCAAGTGGTCGCAGGTTCAAATCCTGTCAGCCCGACAACGAACACCCTTCCAACCTCGGCCGGAAGGGGTGTTCTCGTAGAAGAGGCGCGGGGAGATCCGAACCGAGCCGGCAGAAATCTCAAACTGGCGCCCTCCGCACCGTGCACCCAGCACCGGGCACGCCCGGGCCACCGCTCGGGCAGGTCGACCTCGTGGTTCTCGGTGACCGCGCACGTGTCGCTCGGTGGGCGGTGCGCCGAGGTCTCCCCGGGGAGTGGTGGGCCACGGACGCCACCCGTGCCAGGTGCGCGGGCACCCTGGGCGAAGGTGTCCGCGCGCCGCGGGTCCGAGTTCGGGGTGCGCGCCGACCTGTTACCGGCCGGAAGCGCGGACTCGAATACCGCACACCGCCGGGCGCGCACGCCGGAACCGGGCGTGCTCGACGACGATCTCGGGAAGCCGTTCGGCTGTAAGGGTCACGAAGGGGGTCGCCGGTCGATCGGCGCCCTCATATCCCGCGCCCCGGATTGAGGATTCCCCTGAGGTCGAAGGCGTCCTTGATGCGGCTCATGAGCTCTCGCTCCGCCGAACCGACCATCGCTTCGAGGTGACGGGACTTGAGTGTGCCGACTCCGTGCTCTCCGGTGATCGATCCGCCGAGTGCCAGACAGCTGGTCACGATGTCGTCGAAGGCCCGCACGGCGCGCGTGGCGGCGTCGGCATCCGCGGCGTCGAAAACGATCGTGGGATGCAGGTTTCCGTCCCCGGCATGGCCGAAGGTGCCAATCACCAATCCGTGTCGGTCGCCGGTCCGCCGGATCGCGTCGAGCATCTCCGGCAAGCGCGGGACCGGAACAGCGACGTCGTCCAGCAACGTGCTGCCACACCGTTCCAGCGCGGTGAGCGCCACGCCGCGCGCCCGCATCAGAGCGTCGCTCTCGGCCCGATCGCCGGTCAGGTGCACTTCGGTGGCAGCCGACGAACGGCACTCGCGGGCACAGCGCTCGGCCTCGAGCTGCGCGGCGGGGCCGTCACATCCGATCAACAGCAACGCACCCGCCCGCTCGTCCAGGCCCATCCGGGTCATCCGGTTCACCGCCGCGATCGTGGTGCGGTCCATCAGTTCGACCACGCACGGGTCGGCGACCGAGCGGAGGGACAGCACAGCGTCGATCGCGTCGGCCACGGAGGTGAAGAACGCGGCAACGGTCGCGGTGTCCGTCGGCCGTGTCCGCAGTCGCACCGTCGCCTCGACGATCACCGCGAGCGTGCCCTCCGAGCCGATCAGCAGCTGCGTGAGATTCAGGCCGGCGGTGTTCTTGCGGGTGTCGGCGCCGGTGTGGATGATCTGCCCGTCCGCCAGTACTGCTTTGATCCGTGCCACGTGGTCGCCCGTCACTCCGTACTTGGCGCAGCAGGCGCCGCCCGCGTTGGTCGCCAGATTGCCGCCGATGGTCGAGATCGCCCGGCTGCCGGGGTCCGGCACATACCACAGCCCCAGCTCCTCGACCGCCGCCGCGAGATCGCCGTTGAGCACGCCGGCCTCGACTGTCGCCGTGCGTGCCCGCACGTCGATGTCGAGTATTCGGTTCATCCGCTCGGTGCTCAGGACGATGCCGCCCTCCAGCGCGTTGGCGCCGCCCGCCAAGCCGGTGCCGGCTCCCCTGGTGACCAACGGCACCGCGTATCGGTGCGCCGTGCGCGTCGTCGCGACCACGTCATGGGTGGTCTCGGCGCGAACCACCGCGATCGGCCGGCCCGACGGCGTCAGCACCGAGTGGTCGCGGGTGTAGGCCAGCATCGCGTCGGGATCCGTGATCACGGATCCGCCCAGGGCCTGCGTCAATTCCTTCAACGGATCCGTCATCGCCACCGTCGTACGCCACCTTTCCTGTCGCCCGGCGCCAAGTGCTCGTGGTGACGCCGGCCGACCCACTCGCCGTCGGCGTCAGCCGACGATTTCCAGTTCGCCCATCCGTGCCCAATCGGTGTCGGGCAGGGGAGCATGCAGGATGCGCGGGGTGCTCCGCAGCGCGGGCCGCATGGCCTCCAGCCCCTTCCGGAAGTGATCCGCATTCACGTGGTCGGCCCCCGCGGCCGCATCCCGGAAGGCTTCGAGAAGAACGAACTCGGTGGGCTGGGACAGGCTCCGATGCCATTCGAACCACAGATTGCCGGCCTCGGCACGGGTGGCGTCGGTGAACTCTCGGGTAATGGAGGGCCACGTGTCGACGTACTCGTCGCGTACGTCGAATTTGACCACGATGAAAATCATGAAAGTTGCTCCTGTGATCGCTGTTCGGGAAGGACCGCGCTGCCCACGCCGGTGCGCTCTCGGCCGACGCGAGCGCGCGGTCCCGATCAATAGATGTTCGACGGGCGGACCATGCCCTCGGCGAGATCACCGAAGCCGGGAGCGAGAACGGCCCCGGGATTCCCGACGACCTCCTCCACCACGGCGGTCTCGGTGGTGATCAGCAATGCCGCGATGGATGCCGCGCTCTCCAACGCCGCTCGGGTGACCTTGAACGGGTCGATGACGCCGTCGTCGAACATGTCCTCGTAGGCGCCGGTGAGGGCGTTGAAGCCGTGTCCGAGGGGCAGGTCGACGACCGTGTCGACGACCTCGTCGCCGTCGAATCCCGCGTTGACGGCGATCCACCGCACCGGTTCGGCGAGCGCACGCCGCACCACGTCGCAGCCCACTGCTTCGTCACCCGGCAGCACCAGGTCCGCGAGTGCCCAGTGCGACTGTGCCAAGGCGGTGCCGCCACCCGCGACGATCCCCTCCTCCACCGCTGCCTGGGTGGCGGCGAGCGCATCCTCGACCCGCAACATGCGCTCCTTGAGTTCCACGCTCGTGGCACCGCCGACGCGGATCACCGCAACCCTGCCGGTGAGGCGGGCGATGCGGAGGTCGATGCTCTCGCGATCGGCGTCGATCTTCGCGCGTTCACGTTGGGTCTTCAGCTGAGCTACCCGCGCGACCAACAGAGCCTGATCGCCATGGCCCCCGACGATGGTGGTCTGGTTCTCGGTCACGGTGATTCGATCGCACGACCCCAGGTGCTCGATCGTTACCTCCGACAGTTCGAGTCCGGTGTCTTTCGCCACGACATGTCCGCCCAGCGCGACGGCCAGGTCCTCCAGCTCGGCGACCCTGCGGTGCCCGAATCCGGGTGCTCGGACGACGACCGACTGCATCGTCTTGTGCATGTTGCCGCCGACGAGCAGCTGTAACGCCGGCCCGTCGACCTCCTCGGCGAGCACGACCAGCGGTCGGTCGGCACGCTTGGCCGCCTCGATGCTGGGCATGATCTCCTGCACCTGGGTGATCTTCTTGTTGGTCAACAGGATCAGCGGATCGACGTGCACCGCCTCCATCCGCTCCGGATCGGTGACCATGTACCCGGAGGTGTATCCGTGATCGAACTCGATGCCGTCGACGATGTCGACAGACAGGCCGAGTGTTTCGCTCTCCTCGGTGGTGACGATCCCCGAACGGCCGACATACGCCACCGCCTCGGCGACGGCTTGGCCGATGACCTCGTCGTCGCTCGCGGCCAGGGTGGCGATGCGGTGCAGATCGCTGGCGCCACCGACTTCGGCGACCTGCAGTCGGAGCGAATCGATCACCGCGGCGACGGCGCGCTCGATGCCGCGGCGGACCCGCATCGGATTGGCTCCGTTGTCTACGGCTTTCAGTCCTTCCCTGACCATGGCCTGAGCGAGGACGGTCGCGGTGGTGGTGCCGTCCCCGACCAGTCCGTTGGTCTTCATCGCCACTTCC contains:
- the groL gene encoding chaperonin GroEL (60 kDa chaperone family; promotes refolding of misfolded polypeptides especially under stressful conditions; forms two stacked rings of heptamers to form a barrel-shaped 14mer; ends can be capped by GroES; misfolded proteins enter the barrel where they are refolded when GroES binds), with product MAKELRYNKDARSRLEQGVNALADAVKVTLGPKGRNAVLEKLTGPPTITNDGVTIAREIQLRDPFANMGAQLVKEVAMKTNGLVGDGTTTATVLAQAMVREGLKAVDNGANPMRVRRGIERAVAAVIDSLRLQVAEVGGASDLHRIATLAASDDEVIGQAVAEAVAYVGRSGIVTTEESETLGLSVDIVDGIEFDHGYTSGYMVTDPERMEAVHVDPLILLTNKKITQVQEIMPSIEAAKRADRPLVVLAEEVDGPALQLLVGGNMHKTMQSVVVRAPGFGHRRVAELEDLAVALGGHVVAKDTGLELSEVTIEHLGSCDRITVTENQTTIVGGHGDQALLVARVAQLKTQRERAKIDADRESIDLRIARLTGRVAVIRVGGATSVELKERMLRVEDALAATQAAVEEGIVAGGGTALAQSHWALADLVLPGDEAVGCDVVRRALAEPVRWIAVNAGFDGDEVVDTVVDLPLGHGFNALTGAYEDMFDDGVIDPFKVTRAALESAASIAALLITTETAVVEEVVGNPGAVLAPGFGDLAEGMVRPSNIY